The Ruania alba genome has a window encoding:
- the rplP gene encoding 50S ribosomal protein L16 yields the protein MLIPRRTKHRKQHHPKRSGVAKGGTSISFGDYGIQALEPAYVTNRQIEAARIAMTRHIKRGGKVWINIFPDRPLTKKPAETRMGSGKGSPEWWVANVKPGRIMFELAGVNEELAREALRRAQHKLPMKTRFVRREGGDV from the coding sequence CATCCCCCGGCGCACCAAGCACCGTAAGCAGCACCACCCCAAGCGCAGTGGCGTGGCCAAGGGTGGCACGTCGATTTCCTTCGGTGACTACGGCATCCAGGCTCTCGAGCCGGCCTACGTCACGAACCGGCAGATCGAGGCCGCCCGTATCGCCATGACCCGTCACATCAAGCGTGGCGGAAAGGTCTGGATCAACATTTTCCCGGACCGCCCGCTCACCAAGAAGCCGGCTGAGACCCGCATGGGCTCCGGCAAGGGCTCACCCGAGTGGTGGGTGGCCAACGTCAAGCCCGGTCGGATCATGTTCGAGCTGGCCGGAGTCAATGAAGAGCTTGCACGCGAGGCGCTTCGCCGCGCACAGCACAAGCTCCCGATGAAGACGCGATTCGTGCGTCGCGAGGGTGGTGACGTCTGA
- the rpmC gene encoding 50S ribosomal protein L29 — MAIGSKDLMPADLDGMDTERLAAELKKAKQELFNLRFSSATGQLEDHGRLKTVRRDIARIYTILRERELGIRTAPTADAK; from the coding sequence ATGGCGATCGGTTCCAAGGATCTGATGCCTGCCGACCTGGACGGCATGGACACCGAGCGGCTGGCTGCGGAGCTGAAGAAGGCCAAGCAGGAGCTGTTCAACCTGCGGTTCTCCTCGGCCACCGGCCAGCTCGAGGACCACGGGCGACTGAAGACCGTGCGGCGCGACATCGCCCGCATCTACACGATCCTGCGGGAGCGTGAGCTGGGTATCCGGACTGCGCCCACCGCGGACGCGAAGTGA
- the rpsQ gene encoding 30S ribosomal protein S17, with amino-acid sequence MSTENTTEAPERNYRKTRRGYVVSDKMDKTVVVEVEDRVKHALYGKVMRRTTKVKAHDENNSVGVGDLVSIMETRPLAATKRWRVVEILEKAK; translated from the coding sequence ATGAGCACCGAGAACACCACTGAAGCGCCCGAGCGCAACTACCGCAAGACACGTCGCGGTTACGTGGTCAGCGACAAGATGGACAAGACCGTCGTGGTCGAGGTCGAGGACCGCGTCAAGCACGCGCTCTACGGCAAGGTCATGCGGCGGACCACCAAGGTCAAGGCGCACGACGAGAACAACTCCGTGGGCGTCGGCGATCTCGTCTCGATCATGGAGACGCGGCCGCTCGCGGCCACCAAGCGCTGGCGTGTCGTGGAGATCCTCGAAAAGGCCAAGTGA
- the rplN gene encoding 50S ribosomal protein L14 produces MIQQESRLKVADNTGAKEILCIRVLGGSGRRYAGIGDTIVATVKDAIPGGNVKKGDVVKAVIVRTRKQRRRPDGSYIRFDENAAVILKNEGEPRGTRIFGPVGRELRDKRFMRIVSLAPEVL; encoded by the coding sequence ATGATCCAGCAGGAGTCGCGACTCAAGGTCGCCGACAACACGGGTGCCAAGGAGATCTTGTGCATCCGCGTGCTCGGCGGTTCTGGGCGTCGCTACGCCGGCATCGGCGACACCATCGTCGCCACCGTGAAGGACGCGATCCCCGGCGGCAACGTGAAGAAGGGTGACGTCGTCAAGGCGGTCATCGTGCGCACGCGCAAGCAGCGCCGCCGTCCCGACGGTTCCTACATCCGTTTCGACGAGAACGCTGCCGTGATTCTCAAGAATGAAGGCGAGCCGCGCGGAACGCGCATCTTCGGCCCGGTGGGCCGTGAGCTTCGTGACAAGCGGTTCATGCGCATCGTCTCGCTCGCCCCGGAGGTGCTGTAA
- the rplX gene encoding 50S ribosomal protein L24, translated as MAKIKKGDLVVVIAGRDKGQQGRVLEVQPERDRVVVEGVQRMQRHTKVSQSQRGARTGGIETVEAAIHISNVMLVDPETKKGTRVGYRTEDVERDGRTRTQRVRVAKRSGKDIS; from the coding sequence ATGGCAAAGATCAAGAAGGGCGACCTCGTGGTCGTCATCGCTGGTCGAGACAAGGGCCAGCAGGGCCGCGTGCTCGAGGTGCAGCCGGAGCGGGACCGTGTGGTCGTCGAGGGCGTGCAGCGGATGCAGCGGCACACGAAGGTGTCGCAGAGCCAGCGTGGCGCTCGCACCGGTGGAATCGAGACCGTCGAGGCAGCGATCCACATCAGCAACGTGATGCTCGTGGACCCGGAAACGAAGAAGGGCACGCGCGTCGGCTACCGCACCGAGGACGTCGAGCGTGACGGACGTACACGGACCCAGCGGGTCCGCGTGGCCAAGCGCTCCGGTAAGGACATCTCATGA
- the rplE gene encoding 50S ribosomal protein L5, with product MSTVTEATSTASTSGNSGIPRLKAKYREEVLSGLREEFSHSNVHQVAGLTKIVVNMGVGDAARDSKLIEGAIRDLTLITGQKPSVTKARRSIAQFKLREGQPIGTHVTLRGDRMWEFLDRLLTLALPRIRDFRGLSAKQFDGNGNYTFGLVEQSMFHEIDQDKIDRVRGMDITVVTSATTDDEGRSLLRRLGFPFKEN from the coding sequence ATGAGCACCGTCACCGAAGCAACGAGCACCGCGAGCACCTCGGGTAACTCCGGGATCCCTCGCCTCAAGGCGAAGTACCGCGAGGAGGTCCTCTCCGGTCTGCGGGAGGAGTTCAGTCACTCGAACGTGCACCAGGTCGCCGGCCTCACCAAGATCGTGGTCAACATGGGTGTCGGTGACGCGGCGCGCGACTCGAAGCTGATCGAGGGCGCGATCCGTGACCTCACGCTGATCACCGGGCAGAAGCCGAGCGTGACCAAGGCTCGCCGCTCCATCGCGCAGTTCAAGCTCCGCGAGGGCCAGCCGATCGGCACGCACGTCACGCTTCGCGGCGACCGGATGTGGGAGTTCCTGGACCGGCTGCTCACACTGGCGCTGCCGCGGATCCGCGACTTCCGCGGACTCTCGGCGAAGCAGTTCGACGGCAACGGCAACTACACCTTCGGTCTGGTGGAGCAGTCGATGTTCCACGAGATCGACCAGGACAAGATCGACCGCGTGCGCGGTATGGACATCACGGTCGTGACCTCGGCCACCACCGACGACGAGGGTCGCTCGCTGCTGCGTCGCCTCGGCTTCCCGTTCAAGGAGAACTGA
- a CDS encoding type Z 30S ribosomal protein S14 yields MAKTALIQKANRKPKFAVRSYTRCAKCGRPHSVYRKFGLCRVCLRDMALAGQLPGVTKSSW; encoded by the coding sequence GTGGCAAAGACCGCACTGATCCAGAAGGCCAACCGTAAGCCGAAGTTTGCCGTGCGTTCCTACACGCGGTGCGCCAAGTGTGGACGTCCGCACTCGGTCTATCGCAAGTTCGGCCTGTGCCGCGTGTGCCTGCGTGATATGGCGCTCGCTGGGCAGCTCCCCGGCGTCACCAAGAGCAGCTGGTAA
- the rpsH gene encoding 30S ribosomal protein S8, whose amino-acid sequence MTMTDPIADMLTRLRNANSAFHESASMPYSKLKSHIAEILEAEGYISGWTVEDAEVGKTLTLQLKFGPDRERSLAGVRRVSKPGLRVYAKSTNLPKVLGGLGVAILSTSSGLLTDRQAAKKGVGGEVLAYVW is encoded by the coding sequence ATGACAATGACAGACCCCATCGCCGACATGTTGACGCGTCTGCGCAACGCAAACTCGGCGTTCCACGAGTCGGCATCCATGCCGTACTCGAAGCTCAAGTCCCACATCGCAGAGATCCTTGAGGCGGAGGGCTACATCAGTGGCTGGACCGTCGAGGATGCCGAGGTGGGCAAGACTCTGACCCTGCAGCTCAAGTTCGGCCCGGACCGGGAGCGTTCGCTCGCCGGTGTGCGCCGCGTCTCCAAGCCGGGTCTGCGCGTGTACGCAAAGTCGACCAACCTGCCGAAGGTGCTCGGCGGTCTGGGCGTGGCGATCCTGTCCACGTCCTCCGGCCTGCTCACCGACCGGCAGGCGGCCAAGAAGGGCGTAGGTGGGGAAGTCCTCGCCTACGTCTGGTGA
- the rplF gene encoding 50S ribosomal protein L6, which produces MSRIGKIPVAVPSGVDVSIDGQAVTVKGPKGTLSHTVANPITVSRDDEGAIVVSRPDEERESRSLHGLTRTLIANCVQGVTQGYEKKLEIVGTGFRVVAKGSDLEFSLGFSHPVTVRPPEGITFQVESPTKFSVTGIDKQVVGEVAANIRKIRKPEPYKGKGVRYAGEQVRRKVGKAGK; this is translated from the coding sequence ATGTCTCGAATTGGCAAGATCCCCGTCGCCGTACCCAGCGGTGTGGATGTGAGCATCGACGGTCAGGCCGTCACAGTCAAGGGGCCGAAGGGCACGCTCTCGCACACGGTCGCGAACCCGATCACGGTCTCCCGTGATGACGAGGGCGCGATCGTGGTGAGCCGGCCGGACGAGGAGCGCGAGTCGCGCTCGCTGCACGGGCTGACCCGTACGCTCATCGCCAACTGCGTCCAGGGCGTGACGCAGGGGTACGAGAAGAAGCTGGAGATCGTCGGCACGGGTTTCCGTGTGGTGGCGAAGGGCTCCGACCTGGAGTTCTCCCTCGGCTTCTCCCACCCCGTCACGGTCCGACCCCCGGAAGGCATCACCTTCCAGGTGGAGTCGCCCACCAAGTTCTCGGTGACCGGGATCGACAAGCAGGTGGTCGGCGAGGTCGCGGCGAACATCAGGAAGATCCGCAAGCCCGAGCCGTACAAGGGCAAGGGCGTGCGTTACGCGGGCGAGCAGGTCCGCCGCAAGGTCGGAAAGGCTGGTAAGTAG